The following proteins are encoded in a genomic region of Gimesia algae:
- a CDS encoding FMN-binding negative transcriptional regulator yields MYVPSSFAETDLETLHRFVEQHSFATLVTNAGDCSFASHLPLLLDRAEGEFGQLIGHLAKANPQADQLQSKNLLAIFHGPHAYISPAWYESNHTVPTWNYQAVHVYGSCILENDPAQLKQILKQYVAFYEAVQPAPWSIPDSDADFVDSLLPAIVGFRIQIKRVEGKFKLNQNQTAERQQKVINALRQQTGENQQAIADQMQANLQESENDTPPRL; encoded by the coding sequence ATGTATGTACCTTCCTCGTTTGCTGAAACTGACCTGGAGACGCTGCATCGATTTGTCGAACAGCACAGCTTTGCCACCCTGGTTACAAATGCAGGCGACTGCTCCTTCGCAAGTCATCTGCCGCTGTTACTGGATCGCGCAGAGGGAGAGTTCGGTCAATTAATCGGCCATCTGGCGAAAGCCAATCCACAGGCAGATCAGCTCCAGAGCAAAAACCTGCTGGCGATCTTTCACGGCCCGCACGCCTATATTTCTCCAGCCTGGTATGAATCGAACCATACAGTTCCGACTTGGAATTACCAGGCGGTACACGTTTATGGTTCCTGCATACTTGAGAATGATCCTGCCCAACTGAAGCAGATTCTCAAACAATATGTAGCCTTCTATGAAGCAGTTCAGCCAGCGCCATGGTCGATACCAGATTCAGACGCTGATTTTGTTGATTCATTATTACCGGCGATCGTGGGCTTCAGAATACAGATTAAGCGGGTCGAAGGAAAATTCAAACTCAATCAGAACCAAACGGCAGAACGCCAGCAAAAAGTCATCAACGCACTTCGACAACAGACTGGTGAAAACCAGCAGGCGATCGCAGACCAGATGCAGGCCAATCTGCAGGAGAGTGAAAACGACACGCCTCCCCGTCTCTAA
- the rny gene encoding ribonuclease Y translates to MLTEVAIGATLAFIVGVIIGYFIDRIRRGSAYQSYAQILKQAELDSENLLKSQKLEAKEELLKRREALEDEVNKQREELWSVEKKLSKRENALEDQQADFLKKEAMIQTTQSKLAARSKAVEAREQELERSLKKQQEELFKISGLDRETASQMLLDRLDSDLKNETGALIMKHQNELKQTCDKIARETIGMAVQRFASGHVAETTVSTVELPEEEMKGRIIGREGRNIRAFEKATGVDVIVDDTPGVVVVSAFDNVRRQIGKMSLQKLVNDGRIHPARIEEVVEETQKELEEYIQTMGQNACQEVNISNVNPKLIDLLGRLHFRTSYSQNVLRHSIEVSALTGMMAEQLGLDGTIARRCGLFHDIGKAADHEMEGGHPAVGAQLLKRYGESQEVVHAAAGHHDDIRPDYIYTVLVAAADACSASRPGARRDTLEKYVRRLEELETLVCGFPGVDHTYAIQAGREVRVIVDSDQVNDREAAKMCKDIAKAIEDTLTYPGEIRVTVMREARTVEYAR, encoded by the coding sequence ATGTTAACCGAAGTCGCTATTGGAGCGACCCTGGCGTTCATTGTCGGGGTCATCATTGGATATTTCATTGACCGGATCCGTCGAGGGTCTGCCTACCAGTCTTATGCTCAGATACTGAAACAGGCCGAGCTTGATTCAGAAAATCTGCTTAAAAGCCAGAAACTGGAAGCGAAAGAAGAGTTGCTCAAACGCCGTGAAGCACTTGAAGACGAGGTGAATAAACAACGGGAAGAGCTGTGGTCCGTCGAGAAGAAACTCAGTAAACGCGAGAATGCGCTGGAAGATCAGCAGGCTGATTTTCTCAAAAAAGAAGCAATGATTCAGACGACACAGTCAAAGCTCGCCGCCCGCTCCAAAGCGGTCGAAGCGCGCGAGCAGGAACTGGAGCGATCCCTGAAGAAACAACAGGAAGAACTGTTTAAGATCAGTGGTCTGGACCGGGAGACTGCTTCGCAGATGCTGTTGGATCGTCTGGATAGTGACCTGAAAAACGAAACTGGTGCATTGATTATGAAGCACCAGAACGAGTTGAAGCAGACCTGCGATAAAATCGCCCGCGAGACGATAGGCATGGCGGTGCAGCGTTTCGCTTCCGGTCACGTGGCGGAAACCACCGTCTCCACAGTCGAACTGCCTGAAGAAGAAATGAAAGGGCGGATTATCGGTCGTGAAGGACGCAATATCCGTGCTTTTGAAAAAGCGACCGGCGTGGATGTGATTGTAGATGATACTCCCGGAGTCGTTGTGGTCTCTGCTTTTGACAATGTCCGCCGCCAGATCGGTAAAATGTCATTACAGAAACTGGTCAACGATGGACGGATTCATCCTGCACGAATCGAAGAAGTGGTCGAAGAAACACAGAAAGAGCTGGAAGAATATATTCAGACGATGGGCCAGAATGCCTGTCAGGAAGTGAATATTTCCAACGTGAATCCCAAACTGATCGACCTGCTGGGCCGACTGCATTTTCGCACAAGTTACAGTCAGAATGTGCTCAGGCACTCGATTGAAGTCTCGGCTCTGACCGGCATGATGGCTGAGCAACTGGGGCTGGATGGAACCATCGCCAGACGGTGTGGCCTGTTTCATGACATCGGTAAAGCAGCTGATCACGAGATGGAAGGTGGCCATCCTGCTGTGGGGGCGCAGTTGCTGAAACGCTACGGCGAATCACAGGAAGTCGTGCATGCTGCAGCCGGCCATCATGATGATATTCGCCCTGACTACATTTATACCGTACTTGTGGCTGCAGCAGACGCCTGTTCTGCCTCGCGTCCCGGTGCTCGGCGTGACACACTTGAAAAATATGTCCGTCGTCTCGAAGAACTGGAAACGCTGGTTTGTGGTTTTCCGGGCGTAGATCATACTTATGCCATTCAGGCGGGCCGTGAAGTCCGGGTGATTGTTGATTCCGATCAGGTGAATGACCGTGAAGCGGCAAAGATGTGTAAAGATATTGCCAAGGCAATTGAAGACACGCTTACCTATCCCGGTGAGATTCGCGTGACGGTAATGCGGGAAGCCAGAACAGTGGAGTACGCACGTTAG
- the tilS gene encoding tRNA lysidine(34) synthetase TilS has product MNQFIQAVKRGLLTCQQRIQDDSSPVSAIRSDQKSPAQRLLIAVSGGADSMALLRALQCLASSSEPLIAPEGLVVAHLNHGLRGTVSDNDAEWLKQECQRLSLPCVTEKQELKQSSDSGLEEQCRKARYDFLTRSALAEQCSQIAVAHTLDDQAETVLHHFIRGTGITGLRGIPQTRALKQGLHLIRPLLQVSREEVLTFLNTCGQEFRNDESNADTSFTRNRIRHQLLPLLRKEFNPNVVQSLQRLSQQAEEVTCVINSQVDQILTAATLDQNQETWRLDCQVLQNNADYLIRQCFLKIWQEMNWSRKRMGFDHWQRLLELAKSGQKLSLPDQIEAERRDRLLILRKQKDSHQ; this is encoded by the coding sequence ATGAATCAGTTTATCCAGGCCGTGAAACGCGGATTGCTTACCTGCCAGCAAAGGATTCAGGACGATTCGAGCCCCGTCTCTGCCATTCGTTCAGATCAAAAGTCGCCTGCGCAGCGTCTGTTGATCGCCGTGTCCGGCGGAGCAGACAGCATGGCATTGTTGCGGGCACTACAATGCTTAGCCTCGTCTTCAGAACCGCTGATTGCTCCCGAGGGACTGGTGGTTGCCCACTTGAACCATGGCCTGCGAGGAACCGTCTCCGATAACGATGCAGAATGGCTGAAGCAGGAATGCCAGCGTCTCTCACTCCCCTGCGTGACCGAGAAACAGGAATTGAAACAGAGCTCAGATTCCGGTTTGGAAGAACAGTGCCGTAAAGCACGCTATGATTTTCTCACACGTTCAGCCTTAGCAGAACAGTGTTCGCAAATTGCAGTCGCGCATACCCTGGACGATCAGGCGGAAACGGTACTGCATCATTTTATTCGCGGGACTGGCATCACTGGACTGAGAGGAATTCCACAAACCAGAGCTTTAAAGCAAGGTTTACATCTGATTCGCCCCCTGTTGCAGGTCAGTCGCGAAGAAGTACTGACGTTTTTAAACACATGTGGCCAGGAATTCCGGAACGATGAAAGCAATGCGGACACCAGTTTCACCCGCAATCGGATCCGACATCAACTGTTACCTTTATTAAGAAAAGAGTTTAACCCCAACGTGGTGCAGTCCCTCCAGCGACTGTCACAGCAGGCGGAAGAAGTGACCTGTGTCATCAATTCTCAAGTCGACCAGATACTCACCGCCGCTACTCTCGATCAGAACCAGGAAACCTGGCGGCTGGACTGCCAGGTCTTACAGAACAACGCTGACTACCTTATCCGGCAGTGTTTCCTGAAGATCTGGCAGGAAATGAACTGGTCCCGCAAACGGATGGGATTTGATCACTGGCAGCGGTTACTGGAACTGGCAAAGTCTGGTCAAAAGTTAAGTCTACCCGATCAGATAGAAGCGGAACGTCGAGACAGACTGCTGATTTTACGTAAGCAGAAGGACAGCCATCAGTGA
- a CDS encoding MFS transporter: MNNNKPLFIASFMTLIAAGVGFAIRGGILADWGAQYGFTKFELGTITGGGLVGFGIVILLASLITDNVGYKPILLLAFILHVLSALITFAATPVFEAAGKDATYWCLYIGMFMFAVANGLCEAVINPLVATLYPHKKTHYLNILHAGWPGGLIIGGIVAAIYANMKETTEWLRWEIPMAVFLIPTLIYGFIVIKQKFPLSEAKSAGVSFGQMLMTFASPLLIFLLLLQACVGYVELGTDSWIASITESILEGQGEGQGLYLFIYASSIMFVLRFFAGPIVEKINPLGLLCISACFGAVGLYMIGTFEAAIYIWLAMTVYSLGKTFLWPTMLGVVGERFPKGGALTMGAMGGIGMLSAGLLGGPGIGYNQDYYATQKLESLSPDAYERYSAAEEKGFLFLPEIKGLNGQKVDVLKNDGEELDKAVEQLKAEGKTNENIETLNQWWQGAEEYAKEDQPEVKKAGIYGGRMALKCTALVPLFMAFGYLILVFYFYSKGGYKAEVLHGEEPVGEHYTGGVEGPVE, encoded by the coding sequence ATGAACAACAATAAACCACTGTTTATTGCGAGTTTTATGACGCTCATCGCCGCCGGCGTGGGGTTTGCCATTCGTGGAGGTATTCTGGCTGACTGGGGAGCCCAGTATGGATTTACCAAATTTGAACTGGGAACAATCACTGGCGGCGGACTGGTTGGTTTCGGAATTGTGATCCTGCTAGCCAGTCTAATTACAGACAATGTCGGTTATAAACCCATCCTGCTGCTGGCGTTCATTCTGCATGTTCTCTCTGCATTAATTACATTCGCAGCCACACCGGTTTTCGAAGCCGCTGGTAAAGATGCCACTTACTGGTGCCTCTATATCGGTATGTTCATGTTCGCTGTCGCCAACGGCCTGTGTGAAGCGGTGATCAACCCTCTGGTGGCGACACTCTACCCCCACAAGAAAACGCATTACCTCAACATTCTGCATGCTGGCTGGCCCGGCGGTTTGATTATAGGTGGGATTGTGGCCGCCATTTATGCCAACATGAAAGAAACCACAGAGTGGCTCCGGTGGGAAATTCCGATGGCTGTGTTTCTGATCCCGACTCTCATTTATGGCTTCATTGTCATCAAACAGAAATTCCCTCTTTCCGAAGCGAAGTCGGCTGGCGTCAGTTTTGGGCAAATGTTGATGACCTTTGCCAGTCCGTTACTGATCTTCCTACTACTATTACAGGCATGTGTTGGGTATGTAGAACTGGGTACTGACAGTTGGATTGCCAGTATTACGGAATCTATTCTGGAAGGCCAGGGAGAAGGTCAGGGGCTTTACCTTTTTATCTATGCATCTTCAATCATGTTCGTCCTGCGTTTCTTTGCCGGCCCGATCGTAGAAAAAATCAATCCACTGGGCCTGCTCTGCATCAGCGCCTGCTTTGGTGCCGTGGGTCTCTACATGATTGGAACATTCGAGGCAGCAATTTACATCTGGCTGGCAATGACTGTTTACAGTCTGGGTAAAACATTCCTCTGGCCCACCATGCTGGGTGTGGTCGGTGAACGATTCCCTAAAGGGGGCGCTCTGACCATGGGCGCTATGGGAGGCATCGGCATGCTGTCGGCTGGACTGCTCGGTGGTCCGGGCATCGGCTACAACCAGGACTATTATGCGACACAGAAACTGGAATCGCTTTCTCCTGATGCCTATGAACGCTACTCCGCAGCAGAGGAAAAGGGCTTTCTCTTTCTGCCGGAGATCAAGGGCCTCAACGGTCAGAAAGTTGATGTTCTGAAGAACGATGGCGAAGAACTGGACAAGGCTGTGGAACAGCTGAAAGCAGAAGGTAAGACGAACGAAAACATCGAGACATTGAATCAATGGTGGCAAGGTGCAGAAGAATATGCCAAAGAGGATCAACCGGAAGTTAAAAAAGCCGGTATCTACGGCGGTCGGATGGCCCTCAAATGCACGGCCTTAGTTCCGTTGTTCATGGCCTTCGGCTACCTGATTCTCGTATTCTACTTCTACAGCAAAGGTGGTTACAAAGCGGAAGTGCTGCATGGCGAAGAACCCGTGGGTGAACACTATACCGGAGGTGTGGAAGGACCTGTGGAATAA
- a CDS encoding threonine synthase — protein sequence MDNPFPEAQTFVTHLECGMHHDRYEADQLHGLSQAGKPLLVKYDLEALTQAVTKEVLATRPATLWRYREFLPVRKSENIVSLGEVHTPLIPVPRLQGGNGTVWIKDEGRLPTGSFKARGLCMAVSMAKELGVSKVAMPTNGNAGAALAAYGTRAGMKSYIFCPDDTPEINVREIAAQGAQVWRVNGLINDCGKIVGQGKEQVGWFDFSTLKEPYRIEGKKTMGLELADQMGWEVPDVILYPTGGGTGLIGMWKAFNELKAMGWLKGKLPRMIAVQASGCAPMVKAYEAGEEHAELWQNAHTVAAGIRVPVAVGDFLILRAVRESNGFATAVDDELITAALDECSQKEGFLMCPEGAATYAAYKQELASGRISPDESAVLFNCATGLKYELPPADQSIDINQPIDYSQFN from the coding sequence ATGGATAATCCATTTCCCGAAGCTCAAACATTTGTCACGCATCTTGAGTGTGGAATGCACCATGATCGTTACGAAGCCGATCAGTTGCACGGACTTTCTCAAGCGGGAAAACCTCTGCTGGTCAAATATGATTTAGAGGCGCTCACCCAGGCAGTCACAAAGGAAGTACTGGCCACCCGCCCGGCCACGCTCTGGCGGTACCGCGAATTCCTGCCGGTACGCAAATCAGAAAATATTGTAAGCCTGGGAGAAGTCCACACTCCCCTGATCCCCGTTCCCCGCCTGCAGGGAGGAAACGGTACGGTCTGGATAAAAGACGAGGGTCGGCTCCCCACAGGTTCGTTCAAAGCCCGGGGACTCTGTATGGCTGTTTCGATGGCGAAAGAACTGGGAGTCTCCAAAGTCGCGATGCCGACCAATGGCAATGCAGGCGCTGCGCTGGCCGCCTATGGTACCCGGGCCGGCATGAAGTCCTATATCTTCTGCCCGGACGATACACCGGAAATCAATGTGCGCGAGATTGCTGCCCAGGGAGCGCAGGTCTGGCGTGTGAATGGTCTGATCAATGACTGCGGCAAGATCGTCGGTCAGGGTAAGGAACAGGTGGGCTGGTTTGATTTTTCAACCCTCAAAGAACCGTATCGCATCGAAGGAAAAAAAACGATGGGACTGGAACTGGCCGACCAGATGGGCTGGGAGGTTCCCGACGTGATTCTATATCCGACTGGTGGCGGGACCGGACTGATTGGGATGTGGAAGGCGTTTAACGAACTCAAAGCGATGGGCTGGCTGAAAGGCAAACTGCCCCGCATGATCGCCGTCCAGGCATCTGGCTGTGCTCCCATGGTCAAAGCCTACGAAGCCGGTGAAGAACACGCAGAACTCTGGCAGAATGCCCACACGGTGGCAGCCGGAATTCGCGTCCCGGTTGCGGTAGGCGATTTTCTGATCTTACGAGCTGTCCGGGAAAGCAATGGTTTCGCGACAGCCGTCGACGATGAACTGATCACCGCCGCTCTGGATGAATGCTCTCAGAAGGAAGGGTTCCTGATGTGCCCGGAAGGAGCTGCCACCTACGCCGCCTACAAACAGGAACTGGCCTCGGGCAGAATCAGCCCGGACGAGAGTGCTGTACTGTTCAACTGTGCCACCGGTTTGAAATATGAACTCCCGCCAGCCGACCAGTCGATCGACATTAATCAGCCGATCGATTACTCTCAATTTAATTGA
- a CDS encoding hydroxyacid dehydrogenase, with protein MSDVLVTENIQGVSMNRLIQEHDVEFDAYLWQNTDLLKQKIQNTKALIVRNQTKVDRELIDAAPDLKIIARAGVGLDNVDTEYAHEKGIVVCFTPDANSLSVAELTIGLMLALMRKIPEARQDTLTGGWNRLKFTGSELYGKSFGLIGMGRIGSLTATRAKAFGMNILAADPFLKADAPQLKELNATLLSLDDLLAESDVVSCHSPLTPDTRKMLTYQHFRRMKPDAFFINTSRGEVVDERGLTQALLEHKLAGAALDVRETEPPKQSPLNQMENVILTPHIAAFTVEAQARVVDSVCEDVRLVLSGKKAINVFEP; from the coding sequence ATGAGCGATGTTCTGGTAACAGAGAATATTCAAGGCGTGTCCATGAATCGTCTCATCCAGGAGCACGATGTCGAGTTCGATGCCTACCTGTGGCAGAATACCGATCTGCTCAAACAGAAAATCCAAAACACCAAAGCCTTGATCGTCAGAAATCAGACGAAAGTCGATCGCGAGTTGATCGATGCTGCCCCCGACTTGAAAATCATCGCCCGGGCTGGCGTGGGTCTGGATAATGTAGACACAGAGTATGCCCACGAAAAAGGGATCGTGGTCTGTTTTACTCCGGATGCCAATTCACTCTCTGTAGCAGAACTTACTATCGGACTGATGCTGGCTTTAATGAGAAAAATTCCGGAAGCACGCCAGGATACCCTGACCGGCGGCTGGAACCGACTCAAATTTACCGGCAGTGAACTATATGGGAAGTCGTTCGGGCTGATCGGCATGGGACGCATTGGTTCCCTCACTGCGACTCGCGCAAAGGCATTCGGGATGAATATCCTCGCCGCCGACCCGTTTCTGAAAGCAGACGCGCCACAACTCAAAGAACTGAATGCCACCCTGCTCTCACTCGATGATCTACTGGCTGAGTCAGATGTCGTTTCCTGCCATAGCCCGTTGACTCCCGACACACGCAAAATGCTGACTTATCAGCATTTCAGAAGAATGAAACCGGATGCCTTTTTCATCAACACCTCGCGCGGCGAAGTCGTTGATGAACGCGGACTGACCCAGGCTTTGCTTGAGCATAAACTGGCCGGAGCGGCGTTAGATGTTCGAGAAACAGAGCCCCCCAAACAGAGTCCTTTGAATCAGATGGAAAATGTCATCTTAACCCCTCACATCGCCGCGTTTACTGTCGAAGCACAGGCTCGAGTGGTCGATTCGGTCTGCGAAGATGTGCGTCTGGTGTTGAGCGGAAAAAAAGCAATCAATGTTTTTGAACCTTAA
- a CDS encoding MFS transporter — MQDELEEDKWYHGISRYQWLVLTIASLGWVFDVFEGQIFVASMNEAMPSLIETEPLDEESQNDPVAVEKQQKEIKGRLAVYNNIALGAFLIGGALGGIVFGALSDRIGRKKTMSLTILFYSFFTCLSAFSQEWWQLAGFRFLVALGVGGEWAVASTLVAESFPPKARARVGSIFHASSVFGTYLAILAGAFIIGNESIQEYAEKVDFPSLPWRIGFALGVVPSFLIIWIRRSMKEPDSWQHAQEAAKQDSSQKMGTIGDLFLPDFLKSTCIGVLLAAIGLATFWGVHIYGKNAFLNSVTADYVAEHFEGQPDVTSEQIKAFKKEPPVTIKSQLKKWEMLGMFLATTGGGLGLLAFGPICEWVGRRGAFFLFNAGGLISSVLLFNVLDGAVAIGCFLPIFGFLTLGMHAGYAIYFPELYPTRLRGTGTGFCFNAGRILAAPILFLAGWMQSTAVGLTLAQTATTLSMLYIIGAILPYFAKETKGSALME; from the coding sequence ATGCAAGACGAACTCGAAGAAGACAAATGGTATCACGGCATTTCGCGGTACCAGTGGCTCGTTTTGACGATCGCTTCCCTGGGCTGGGTCTTTGATGTCTTCGAAGGGCAGATCTTCGTTGCCAGTATGAATGAAGCCATGCCTTCGCTCATTGAAACAGAACCACTGGATGAGGAATCCCAAAACGATCCGGTCGCTGTGGAGAAACAACAGAAAGAAATTAAAGGACGACTGGCTGTTTACAATAATATCGCGCTGGGAGCCTTTCTGATTGGCGGCGCGCTGGGAGGCATCGTCTTCGGTGCCTTAAGCGACCGGATTGGTCGTAAAAAGACAATGTCATTGACGATTCTGTTTTACTCATTCTTTACCTGTTTATCGGCGTTTTCACAGGAATGGTGGCAACTGGCCGGTTTTCGATTTCTGGTAGCACTCGGCGTGGGCGGGGAGTGGGCGGTCGCAAGTACCCTTGTTGCCGAATCGTTTCCTCCTAAAGCTCGCGCTCGAGTTGGCAGCATTTTTCATGCTTCCAGTGTTTTTGGAACTTATCTGGCGATTCTGGCAGGTGCGTTTATCATCGGTAATGAAAGTATCCAGGAATATGCCGAAAAAGTTGACTTCCCCAGCCTGCCCTGGCGAATTGGATTTGCGTTAGGAGTTGTACCATCGTTCCTCATCATCTGGATTCGCCGATCCATGAAAGAACCGGATTCCTGGCAACACGCTCAGGAAGCAGCGAAACAGGACAGCAGCCAGAAGATGGGCACCATTGGAGATCTCTTTCTGCCTGACTTTTTAAAGAGTACCTGCATAGGTGTGTTACTGGCAGCCATAGGCCTGGCCACATTCTGGGGAGTACACATTTATGGTAAAAATGCGTTTTTAAATTCAGTCACTGCCGACTATGTCGCGGAACACTTTGAGGGTCAGCCCGATGTGACCTCGGAACAGATTAAAGCATTCAAAAAAGAACCCCCTGTGACAATCAAATCGCAATTAAAAAAGTGGGAAATGCTGGGAATGTTTCTGGCGACGACTGGGGGCGGCCTCGGATTACTGGCGTTTGGACCGATCTGCGAATGGGTGGGAAGACGGGGCGCATTTTTTCTGTTCAATGCTGGCGGCTTAATCAGTTCGGTTCTGCTGTTTAATGTACTTGATGGCGCTGTTGCTATCGGCTGTTTCTTGCCCATTTTTGGTTTTCTGACGCTGGGTATGCACGCTGGTTATGCCATTTATTTCCCGGAACTCTACCCCACACGTCTGCGCGGAACTGGAACCGGTTTCTGTTTTAATGCAGGCCGCATCCTGGCAGCTCCTATCCTGTTTCTTGCTGGCTGGATGCAAAGTACTGCTGTGGGCTTGACTCTGGCGCAAACAGCGACGACGCTCAGCATGCTGTATATCATCGGTGCCATCCTTCCTTACTTTGCGAAAGAGACCAAAGGCAGCGCTCTGATGGAATAA
- a CDS encoding sulfite exporter TauE/SafE family protein, which yields MMFSDPQLWFFVLAVIFLSAFIQGIIGFGYAIVAMAVLPLMLDFREANLLVALSIVLPVIWIFWAYRKHSNFKVLLGAIAGSLVGLPLGLLMFTVIDLDYLVRGTGLVILLIVVDGFFQKPVQTESGPQQASPIWSTFAGFCSGFLAGSTSIAGPPIVIYAIRQPWTQDQYKGFIFGFFILISITRVIGLSLMGLVTTPVILTSAIAIPFVIIGMALGTLIGPRINPVIFKRCLLMLLAVSSLYMVIQGSADEKELKPELSARTTPSTTIVQ from the coding sequence ATGATGTTTTCTGATCCACAGTTGTGGTTTTTTGTCCTGGCTGTCATTTTTCTGTCTGCATTCATCCAGGGAATTATCGGGTTTGGATATGCCATCGTCGCGATGGCAGTCCTTCCTTTAATGCTGGATTTTCGCGAAGCCAATCTCCTGGTTGCTTTAAGCATCGTGTTACCCGTGATCTGGATCTTCTGGGCCTATCGGAAGCATTCGAATTTTAAAGTGCTGCTGGGAGCAATTGCAGGTTCTCTCGTAGGATTGCCTCTGGGGCTACTGATGTTTACCGTGATTGACCTGGATTACCTGGTGCGCGGTACCGGACTGGTGATCCTGCTGATTGTGGTCGATGGTTTTTTCCAGAAACCCGTTCAAACAGAATCCGGCCCGCAACAGGCGTCCCCAATCTGGAGTACGTTTGCCGGCTTCTGCAGCGGCTTCCTGGCCGGGTCAACCAGTATTGCCGGCCCGCCGATTGTGATTTATGCCATCCGACAACCCTGGACACAGGACCAATACAAGGGATTTATATTTGGTTTTTTCATCCTGATCTCGATCACACGTGTCATAGGTTTGTCGTTAATGGGACTGGTCACCACGCCTGTGATCCTGACATCCGCCATTGCGATTCCGTTTGTGATCATAGGCATGGCGCTGGGTACTTTGATCGGCCCCCGAATTAATCCTGTGATTTTTAAACGTTGCCTGCTGATGTTACTCGCAGTCAGTTCGCTGTACATGGTCATTCAGGGAAGCGCCGACGAGAAAGAGCTAAAACCAGAATTGTCCGCTCGTACCACTCCCTCCACAACCATTGTCCAGTAG
- a CDS encoding TIGR04282 family arsenosugar biosynthesis glycosyltransferase: MLSKQGAIAVFVKTPGYSPLKTRLAQSVGTVRAEQFHILSAKAVAAVVQTTAKQKSVTPFWAVAEPEAVNDPLWSQFETIDQGAGGLGARLAYVQQQLLASYNFVIFLGADTPHLPVRLLNAAVEILCTNSDSPQFVIGPACDGGFYLFGSQITIDPKIWLDVPYSVEDTAKVLREQIQDLGEIHLLPELSDVDTVQELPLVARQLTAGEDWLAEQLQVLKWIQEWEARSD, encoded by the coding sequence ATGCTGTCAAAGCAAGGCGCCATCGCAGTCTTCGTAAAAACTCCTGGCTACTCTCCTTTGAAGACCAGGCTGGCACAGTCGGTCGGTACGGTGCGCGCGGAGCAGTTTCATATCCTTTCCGCAAAAGCAGTCGCAGCAGTCGTGCAGACAACCGCAAAACAGAAATCAGTCACTCCGTTCTGGGCGGTCGCTGAACCAGAAGCAGTTAACGATCCGCTCTGGAGTCAGTTTGAAACCATTGATCAGGGAGCAGGGGGCTTGGGGGCCCGGCTGGCGTATGTGCAACAGCAGTTGCTTGCATCATATAATTTCGTCATTTTCCTGGGCGCGGATACGCCGCATCTGCCTGTGAGATTATTGAATGCAGCTGTTGAGATTCTGTGCACGAATAGCGATTCACCGCAGTTTGTCATCGGGCCTGCCTGTGATGGAGGTTTTTATCTGTTTGGCAGTCAGATAACGATCGATCCAAAAATCTGGCTGGATGTACCTTACAGTGTCGAGGACACTGCAAAAGTGCTTCGGGAACAGATTCAGGATCTGGGTGAAATCCATCTGCTGCCTGAGTTGAGTGATGTGGACACCGTTCAGGAACTGCCGTTGGTAGCCCGGCAATTAACTGCAGGTGAGGACTGGCTGGCAGAACAACTGCAGGTTCTCAAGTGGATACAGGAATGGGAAGCACGGTCAGATTAG
- a CDS encoding TIGR04283 family arsenosugar biosynthesis glycosyltransferase: MSNVHQRKTACSISVIIPILQGDDSWQALLVDLGAFPESTEFLFVSNGLAPPEFQEQLMPYGLNSRSHWHRTTRGRAIQMNHGALQAQSEHLLFLHADSRLSDSAVQQLFNTLNLYPDALLYFNLKFRDQSFLLMRLNSWGVYFRSHVLGVPFGDQGFCLSSTLFHELKGFNEEAAYGEDHLLVWAARRHGIRLKCNGAEIETSARKYREQGWSKVTVRHLWLTARQAVPQLLLLIKDRTWKCCQSKAPSQSS, from the coding sequence ATGAGTAACGTTCATCAGAGAAAAACAGCCTGCTCGATTTCGGTCATTATTCCAATATTGCAGGGAGATGACAGTTGGCAGGCTTTACTGGTGGATCTGGGGGCGTTCCCGGAATCTACCGAATTCCTGTTTGTTTCAAACGGTTTGGCTCCGCCAGAGTTTCAGGAGCAGCTCATGCCTTACGGGTTAAACAGCCGTAGTCACTGGCATCGTACAACCAGAGGCAGGGCGATCCAGATGAATCACGGGGCACTACAAGCTCAATCTGAACATCTATTATTTTTGCACGCCGATTCTCGCTTAAGTGACTCAGCTGTCCAACAGCTATTTAATACCCTGAATTTATATCCGGATGCGTTACTCTATTTTAATCTTAAATTCCGGGATCAGAGCTTTTTGCTGATGCGGCTCAATTCCTGGGGCGTTTATTTTCGTTCGCATGTGCTGGGGGTTCCCTTCGGTGATCAGGGGTTCTGTTTGTCGAGTACTTTGTTCCATGAACTCAAGGGATTTAATGAGGAGGCAGCCTATGGTGAAGATCATCTGCTGGTGTGGGCGGCCAGACGACACGGGATACGTCTCAAGTGCAACGGCGCAGAAATCGAAACCAGTGCCCGCAAATATCGAGAGCAGGGCTGGTCGAAAGTGACAGTCAGACATCTCTGGCTGACGGCACGGCAGGCGGTCCCTCAATTATTACTTCTGATAAAAGATCGAACCTGGAAATGCTGTCAAAGCAAGGCGCCATCGCAGTCTTCGTAA